A region of Cucumis melo cultivar AY chromosome 2, USDA_Cmelo_AY_1.0, whole genome shotgun sequence DNA encodes the following proteins:
- the LOC127148273 gene encoding uncharacterized protein LOC127148273 isoform X3 produces MQNLENIHVNPHNAEEEIDKTHLEVPFNRNHKLVVKIVAKVKDEHKLFDEMRRRILSFKNHKYLSIWSIFKFLQNYKSLTWSVEMPIDFYINGTAISVCLKFLIIYPCCFGVCTQLASEPIFLTRPSN; encoded by the exons ATGcaaaatctagaaaatatcCATGTGAATCCACATAATGCAGAG GAAGAAATCGACAAAACACATCTGGAAGTGCCTTTCAATCGCAATCACAA gtTGGTGGTAAAAATTGTGGCTAAAGTGAAAGATGAACATAAGCTATTTGATGAAATGCGAAGGagaattttaagttttaagaaCCACAAGTATTT GAGCATTTGGAGCATTTTCAAGTTCTTGCAGAACTACAAGTCCCTTAC CTGGTCGGTGGAGATGCCGATTGATTTCTATATAAACGGCACAGCTATATCAGTATGTCTTAAATTCCTCATCATTTACCCTTGTTGTTTCGGTGTCTGCACTCAATTAGCCAGTGAACCTATATTTTTAACGAGACCATCAAATTAG
- the LOC127148273 gene encoding uncharacterized protein LOC127148273 isoform X4, giving the protein MQNLENIHVNPHNAEVQKQLNENPFLFSSFSVGRSSLFEEIDKTHLEVPFNRNHKLVVKIVAKVKDEHKLFDEMRRRILSFKNHKYLVSFLNKEHLEHFQVLAELQVPYLVGGDAD; this is encoded by the exons ATGcaaaatctagaaaatatcCATGTGAATCCACATAATGCAGAGGTACAAAAACAACTAAATGAGAATCCATTCCTTTTCTCATCCTTTTCAGTTGGGAGAAGCTCTCTTTTT GAAGAAATCGACAAAACACATCTGGAAGTGCCTTTCAATCGCAATCACAA gtTGGTGGTAAAAATTGTGGCTAAAGTGAAAGATGAACATAAGCTATTTGATGAAATGCGAAGGagaattttaagttttaagaaCCACAAGTATTT ggtttcttttttaaacaagGAGCATTTGGAGCATTTTCAAGTTCTTGCAGAACTACAAGTCCCTTAC CTGGTCGGTGGAGATGCCGATTGA
- the LOC127143788 gene encoding polygalacturonase-like → MPSQPFLFFPYFGKRLSLCRFLRFEMMVVVIIFLALLLKKHALTAAAGGLTFDIVNLGAKPDGKTDASHALQSAWARACSSTVASTVYVPKGRFYVQSGNFIGPCNYNSITFLINGTLVASSNFKVLAKSRTWISFSRINALSIYGGILDGQGTTLWACKNSGINTCSLGATTLEVSDSQNILINGLSSVNSQMYHIVVYDCQDVKIQGVKVLAASNSPNTDGIHVERSSNVTILNSNIRTGDDCISIGPGTSHLWMERLACGPGHGISIGSLGKWWEEAGVENVTLKTAHFNGTMNGVRIKSWGRPSNGFAKNILFQHIVFDNVNNPLIIDQNYCPHNQGCPGQASGVKISNVRYEDIHGTSATEVGINFECSPARPCNEIRLKDVKLIFKDQIAQASCEYATGTTLGLVQPSNCLV, encoded by the exons ATGCCTTCACAGCCCTTTTTATTTTTCCCATACTTTGGCAAAAGACTATCCCTTTGTAGATTTTTAAGATTTGAAATGATGGTTGTTGTTATAATTTTCCTTGCTCTTCTGTTAAAGAAGCACGCCTTGACTGCTGCTGCTGGTGGATTGACGTTTGATATCGTCAATCTTGGAGCCAAGCCGGATGGTAAGACCGATGCCTCTCATGCGTTGCAGTCTGCATGGGCTCGTGCATGCTCCTCTACAGTTGCGTCTACCGTTTATGTGCCCAAAGGAAGATTCTACGTTCAAAGTGGTAACTTTATTGGACCTTGTAACTATAATTCTATCACCTTTCTCATCAACGGCACACTTGTGGCTTCTTCGAATTTTAAGGTTCTGGCCAAATCAAGAACCTGGATTTCTTTCTCACGTATAAATGCACTTTCCATTTATGGTGGCATTCTTGATGGCCAAGGAACTACCTTGTGGGCTTGCAAAAACTCAGGGATCAACACTTGCTCTCTTGGCGCAACA ACGTTGGAAGTTTCAGATTCACAGAATATATTGATCAATGGATTATCTTCAGTTAACAGCCAAATGTATCACATTGTTGTGTATGACTGTCAAGACGTGAAGATTCAAGGAGTGAAAGTCTTAGCTGCCAGCAATAGCCCCAACACTGATGGCATTCATGTGGAGAGATCATCAAATGTTACCATTCTCAATTCAAACATTCGCACCGGGGACGACTGCATCTCAATTGGCCCTGGGACTTCCCATTTATGGATGGAAAGACTTGCATGTGGACCTGGACATGGAATCAG CATTGGGAGTTTGGGGAAATGGTGGGAAGAGGCTGGAGTGGAAAATGTGACATTAAAAACAGCTCATTTCAACGGAACAATGAATGGAGTGAGGATTAAATCTTGGGGAAGGCCCAGCAATGGGTTTGCAAAGAACATTCTTTTTCAACACATTGTTTTTGACAATGTCAACAACCCTCTCATCATTGATCAAAATTACTGCCCACATAACCAAGGCTGCCCCGGTCAG GCTTCTGGAGTAAAGATTAGTAATGTAAGATATGAAGACATCCATGGAACGTCAGCTACTGAAGTAGGTATAAACTTTGAGTGTAGCCCTGCAAGGCCATGCAACGAAATAAGATTGAAAGATGTAAAGTTGATATTCAAGGATCAAATTGCCCAAGCATCGTGTGAATATGCAACAGGAACTACCTTGGGTCTAGTTCAACCTTCTAATTGCTTAGTATAG
- the LOC127148273 gene encoding uncharacterized protein LOC127148273 isoform X2 produces MQNLENIHVNPHNAEVQKQLNENPFLFSSFSVGRSSLFEEIDKTHLEVPFNRNHKLVVKIVAKVKDEHKLFDEMRRRILSFKNHKYFIWSIFKFLQNYKSLTWSVEMPIDFYINGTAISVCLKFLIIYPCCFGVCTQLASEPIFLTRPSN; encoded by the exons ATGcaaaatctagaaaatatcCATGTGAATCCACATAATGCAGAGGTACAAAAACAACTAAATGAGAATCCATTCCTTTTCTCATCCTTTTCAGTTGGGAGAAGCTCTCTTTTT GAAGAAATCGACAAAACACATCTGGAAGTGCCTTTCAATCGCAATCACAA gtTGGTGGTAAAAATTGTGGCTAAAGTGAAAGATGAACATAAGCTATTTGATGAAATGCGAAGGagaattttaagttttaagaaCCACAAGTATTT CATTTGGAGCATTTTCAAGTTCTTGCAGAACTACAAGTCCCTTAC CTGGTCGGTGGAGATGCCGATTGATTTCTATATAAACGGCACAGCTATATCAGTATGTCTTAAATTCCTCATCATTTACCCTTGTTGTTTCGGTGTCTGCACTCAATTAGCCAGTGAACCTATATTTTTAACGAGACCATCAAATTAG
- the LOC127148273 gene encoding uncharacterized protein LOC127148273 isoform X1: MQNLENIHVNPHNAEVQKQLNENPFLFSSFSVGRSSLFEEIDKTHLEVPFNRNHKLVVKIVAKVKDEHKLFDEMRRRILSFKNHKYLSIWSIFKFLQNYKSLTWSVEMPIDFYINGTAISVCLKFLIIYPCCFGVCTQLASEPIFLTRPSN, translated from the exons ATGcaaaatctagaaaatatcCATGTGAATCCACATAATGCAGAGGTACAAAAACAACTAAATGAGAATCCATTCCTTTTCTCATCCTTTTCAGTTGGGAGAAGCTCTCTTTTT GAAGAAATCGACAAAACACATCTGGAAGTGCCTTTCAATCGCAATCACAA gtTGGTGGTAAAAATTGTGGCTAAAGTGAAAGATGAACATAAGCTATTTGATGAAATGCGAAGGagaattttaagttttaagaaCCACAAGTATTT GAGCATTTGGAGCATTTTCAAGTTCTTGCAGAACTACAAGTCCCTTAC CTGGTCGGTGGAGATGCCGATTGATTTCTATATAAACGGCACAGCTATATCAGTATGTCTTAAATTCCTCATCATTTACCCTTGTTGTTTCGGTGTCTGCACTCAATTAGCCAGTGAACCTATATTTTTAACGAGACCATCAAATTAG